AGGCCAGCTCGGCGTCGTGACGGAGGCGAGCGTCCGGCTGATTGCCGCGCCTGAAGGCGCGCGGCCTGTCCTGATCGGCTTCGATTCCGCGAATGCCGCCGCCTCCTGCGTGGCCGCGATCATCGCGTCCGGCATCGTTCCCGTCGCGATCGAGTTCATGGACCGTCCGGCAATCCATGTGTGCGAGCATTTTGTGCCCGCCGGTTATCCGCTCGATGCTGAAGCAGCGTTGATCGTCGAGGTCGAAGGCTCCGAGGACGAGATCGAGTATCTCCTCGAGAAGATCGAGGACATCGCGCAGGACTACAATCCGATCAGTACGCGGCGAAGCCAGAGCGACGAAGAAAGCGCGCTGATCTGGAAGGGACGAAAGGCGGCGTTCGGCGCGATCGGTCAGATTTCCGATTATATGTGCATGGACGGGGTCATTCCGCTGTCGGCGCTGCCGGAGGCGCTGAACGGCGTGAGCCTGATTTGCCGCAAGTACCGCTTCGACGTCGCCAATATCTTCCATGCCGGCGACGGCAATCTGCACCCCTTGATCCTCTACGATGCAAACGATCCGGGACAGCTCGAACGCGTGGAGCTTTGCGGTGCCGAGATATTGAAGCTGTGCGTCGAACTTGGCGGATGCCTCACCGGCGAGCACGGCGTGGGCATCGAGAAGCGTGAGCTGATGTACGAGCAGTTCACGGACGAGGACATCGATCAGCAGGTGCGGATCAAGGAAGAGCTGGACCCCGCGTGGCTTCTGAATCCGGGCAAGGTGTTTCCGATCCTCGGTCGCGGCGTCCTGAAACAGAGCATGGACCTCACCCGTCTCGATGCCGCCCCGGACGGTTTGCCGCCGGAGGACACCCTCGTAGATGAGGTCGAGTTCGACGTCGAATATATTGAAGGCGAGGAACGGCTGTGACGGCTCACATGCGCCTTGGCTTCCACGCGCCGCAGACGGAAGAGGAACTGTCCCAGATCGTCCTCGAAGCCGCCGAGTCCCGCACGCCCTTGGAGATCATGGGCAAGGGCACCAAACGCGAGTTGGGCCATGCGGTGCGCGCGGGCGCGGTCGTCAGCACCGAGAATATGAAGGGCATCACCCTGTACGAGCCCACGGAGCTGGTGATGGTGGCCAAGTGCGGCACGCCGCTGACGGAGATCGAGGCCGCGCTTGCTGAAAACGATCAGGAGCTCGCCTGCGAGCCCGTCGATATGGCGCCGGTTCTCGGCTACGGCCCGGGCGAGGGCACCGTCGGCGGTCTCGTCGCGACGAACATCTCCGGCAGCCGCCGCATTCTCAAAGGCGCGGTGCGCGATCACGTTCTCGGCGTCACGGCCGTGAACGGGCGCGGCGAGATCATCAAGTCCGGCGGCCGCGTGATGAAGAACGTGACGGGCTACGACATCGCGCGGACGCTGGTCGGGTCCTGGGGCACGCTCGCCGTCATGTGCGAGGTCGCGCTCAAAGTCCTGCCGGTACAGCGCGAATCCCGGACCCTGGTTTTCTTCGGGCTCACCGATTTCGCCGCCGTCGAAGCCCTGTGTCTCGCGATGGGCACGCCCTACGAAGTGTCCGGTACAGTTCATCTTCACGGAACGGTCGCCGCCCGGCTGTCGGACGCCGATCTCGCCGGGAAGGGTAGGGCCGTGACGGCGATCCGTGTGGAAAGCTTCCCCGCGTCGGCTCGCTATCGCACGAGCCGTCTGCGCGAGGCGCTGCTTGCTTACGGGCCGGAACTCGAACTCGACACCGACCGCAGCCAAGCCTTCTGGAAGGACGTGCGCGCGCTCAAGATGTTTCAAGGCACGAAGCATCCGCTCTGGCGCGTCTCCACGGTTCCGAGCAAGGCGGCGACGCTTGTCGGCAACCTTGCGCGCAAGGTCGATGTCCACGTGGCGTACGACTGGTCCGGTGGCCTTCTATGGATCGAGACGCCATCCTTGACCGACGCGGCCGCGGTCGATATTCGCCGTCAGCTTGCGGAATTCGGCGGCCATGCCACACTCATTCGCGCGGATGCGGCAATCCGCAACGAGACGGATGTGTTTCAGCCTCTGGAGCCGCCGCACGACGTCCTGGCGGCGAAGCTGAAGCACGCGTTCGATCCACTCGGACTTTTCAACCCCGGCCGGCTGTACAGGGGCCAGTAACGCGCGATGGAAACCAATTTCAACTCCATGCAACTTGGAGACCCGTCCATCGCGCGGGCGGACGAGATCCTGCGCCGCTGCGTCCATTGCGGCCTGTGCACGGCGACGTGCCCGACCTATGTGCTGACCGGCGACGAGCGGGACAGCCCGCGCGGGCGCATCTATCTGATGAAACAGATGTTCGAAACGCGCGACGTCCCGGCATCGACGGTTCACCACATCGACCGCTGTCTATCGTGCCTCGGCTGCATGACTGCGTGCCCCAGCGGCGTCGACTACATGCATCTGGTCGATCTCGCCCGTACGCGCATCGAGCAGCGCGGGCACCGGAGCCCGAACAAGAACACCATGCGCATGTTCCTGAGCCGGGTACTGCCCTATCCGAGCCGGTTCAAGGCGATGCTGATCCTCGGCTGGTTCGCCCGGCCCTTCCGCGACGTGATCGGCAAGCTCGGCATGAAACGCATCGCGGCAGCGCTGGACCTCGTGCCGAAGGATGCGCTGAAGCTCAAGATCCTGCGTCCGCGCTCCGCGTACAATCCGAAGAGGCCGCAGCCGAAGCGCGTGGCCATCATGCTGGGCTGCGTTCAGGAAGTGCTGGCGCCGCAGATCAACCGGGCGGCCATCCGTCTCCTCCGCCGCCATGGCGTGGACGTGATGGTCGTGAAGGACGAAGGCTGTTGCGGTGCGCTCTCGCATCATCTAGGGCGCGACGAGGAAGCGCGCGCCCATGCGCGCCGGAACATCGATGCGCTGACGGCTGTCATGCGCGAGCGTCTGCTGGACGCCATCATCCCGACCGCCAGCGGCTGCGGCACGATGCTCAAGGATTACGGCAGCCTCCTGGAGCGCGACCACGGCTACGCCGAGCGCGCGGAATATGTGGGCGGTCTGGCGCGCGACGCCACCGAGTTCCTCAACGAGATTTCGCTCAATCCGCCGGTGATGTGGACAGGGCTCAAGGTCGCCTATCACTCGGCCTGCTCCTTAGGCCACGGGCAGAAGCTCGAGGAGTTGCCCCGGCAGCTGCTGGAGCAGGCAGGCTACACGCTCACCGAAATCCCGGAAGGACACCTGTGTTGCGGTTCCGCCGGCACCTACAACATCATCGAGCCGGAACTGTCCGCCGAACTCCGGGACCGCAAGGTCAAGAACATTGAATCGATTGCGCCTGACGTCATCGTCACGGGCAATATCGGCTGCATGACCCAGATAAAGGCCGGAACGGACATCCCCATCGTCCATACCGTGGAGCTTCTCGACTGGGCCACCGGCGGACCGTGTCCGCCGGCCCTGTCCAAGATGCGGAACCGCGCCCATCCCATCGAGGCGCTGGTCGAGATGGCCAAGGCCTCGGCCAAGGAGAAGGCCCTGGCGGATTAGTCACTGGCCAATTAGTCCCTGTCCGATCGAGCCCGGTTGCTTGCTGGCTGGGGAGCGATGGGCTAGAACGCGGCGGCAAAAGTTAATTGAAATCCGCCGCATCCCACATGAGCAAGAACGACGATAAGCCCGGGCAGGGTTCGGAGAACACGCGCCCCGAAGCGCGCCTGCCCAAAGGCCTGCAAGACGCGTCCGCGCAGGAGATTCGCGCGACCGAAGCGATGCTCGCCACGATCAAGAAGGTGTTCGAGCTCTATGGCTTCGAGCCGCTGGCGAGTCCCGCCATCGAATACACCGACGCGCTCGGCAAGTTCCTACCCGACGAGGACCGGCCCAACGCGGGCGTGTTCTCCTTTCAGGACGACGACGACCAATGGCTCTCGCTGCGCTACGATTTGACAGCGCCGCTCGCCCGCTACGTGGCCGAGAACTACCAGACCCTGCCGAAGCCCTTTCGCCGCTATCAGACGGGCCCCGTCTGGCGCAATGAGAAGCCGGGCCCAGGCCGCTTCCGCCAGTTCATGCAGTTCGATGCGGATACGGTGGGCGCGCCCTCCGTCGCGGCGGATGCGGAGCTCTGCATGCTCGCCACCGACACCATGGAGGCGCTCGGCGTCCCGCGCGGCGACTACGTGGTGAAGGTCAACAGCCGGAAGATTCTCGACGGCGTCCTCGACTCTATCGGCATTGAGGATGGGCGTCGGCTGACGGTCTTGAGAGCGATCGACAAGTTCGACCGGCTCGGCGAGGAGGGCGTGCGCCTGCTTCTCGGCGAGGGCCGGAAAGACGAGAGCGGTGACTTCACCAAGGGTGCGGGCCTAGACGCCGGTGACATCGACAAGGTGATTGCATCGACATCTCCGTTGTCCGGCGGCAACGACGCCGTTCTAGACCAACTCGTGCAACTCTCCGACACTGAGGCGGGTGCCGAGGGTATCGAAGAACTGAAGACGATCGCATCGCTTGTCGAGGCAGGTGGCTATGCGGACCGCATCGTCATCGATCCCTCCATCGTCCGTGGCCTCGAGTACTACACCGGCCCCGTGTTCGAGACGGAGTTGACGCCCACCATCAAGGATCAACGCGGCCAGACCATCCGGCTGGGCTCCGTGATGAGCGGCGGGCGCTATGACGGGCTCGTGGCGCGCTTCACCGGCGAGCGCGTGCCCGCCACGGGCATCTCGGTCGGTGTGTCGCGGCTTCTGTTCGGCTTGCAGCTTCTCGGCAAGTACAAAGGTGACGAGAGCAAAGGCCCCGTCGTCGTGCTGGTCTTCGACAAGGATCGCCTCGGCAACTACCAGCGCATGGTCAAGACGTTGCGCGATGCGGGCATTCGTGCGGAGCTCTATCTCGGCTCGTCCGGCATGAAGGCGCAGATGAAATACGCCGACAAGCGCGGCAGCCCCTGCGTGGTCATCCAAGGCGGCGACGAGAAAGAGCGCGGCGAAGTCCAGATCAAGGACCTCGTACTCGGCGCGACGCTCACCAAAATTGAGGACCGCGAAGAGTATTTGAAGAAGCAGGCGGAGGCGCAATTCGCCGTGCCGGAGGCCGACCTCGTCGGCGGCGTGTCCAAGGTCCTCGACCGGTACAAGGCGTAACCCCATGACCGCCGAATCCGCCAAAGCGTTCGAAGCCCTCGAAGGCCAGGCTCGCGATCTCCTCGCGCTGTTCGGGGAGGCGGGATACGAATTCGTCGCGCCCGCGATCATTCAGCCCGCGGGCGTCTTTCTCGATCAGATCGGGGAACAGATACGCGCGCGCTCCTATGTCTTCACCGATCTGGCGGGCGAGGAGCTTTGCCTGCGCCCCGATCTCACCGTGCCGGTCTCGCGGCTTTATCTCGAGCGTCACCCGTTAGCCGATACGGAAGCCCGCTATTGCTACAACGGTCCGGCCTTTCGCTTTCAGCCTCTGGGGCCGAGCGTCATGCACCCGCGCGAATTCCGCCAAGCGGGCGTTGAATGTTTTGGCGCGCCCGACAAGGCCGCCGCCGACGTGGAAGTGCTGCTGCTCGCCGTGCAGGCCGTCCGCAGCGCGGGTCTATCGGACTATCGCATCTGCTTCGGCGACATCGCGCTGTTCTACGCACTGATCGATGCGCTGGACCTGCCGGAACGCTGGCGGCTGAAGCTGCGCCACTATTTCTGGCGCCCGCCGAGCTTCCACGTGCTTGTGGATCAGCTTGCCAAGGGAACGCGTATCGAGCCCGACCGTGTTCTGACGGCGCTTGGTGAGAAAATCGCCGGCAAGAGCCAGGAAGAGGCGGAGGACATCGTGTCCACGTATCTCGAGGCAGAGGGCATTCCCCTTGCGGGCAATCGGACCTTGCGGGAGATCAGCGCGCGCCTGCTCGATCAGGCTGCGGATCTTCTCGCCGACACGCTGCCGCGCGAAGTGGCTACGGTCATCGAATACTATCTCGGCGTGTCCGCCCCGCCGCGCGAGGCTGTCGACAAGATCGCCATGATCGCGCATGGCGCGGGGCTCGACATCGACGCGGCGCTCGACGCGGTCAGACGCCGCTTCGACCTGCTGCAACAGCAGGGTGTCGATCTGTCGAACGCGACCTTCGCGACGGAGTTCGGCCGCAAGCTGGAATACTACTCGGGCCTTGTGTTCCAGATCGGCGCGCCGGGGATGGACGAGACCGAGCCCGTCGCCGGCGGGGGCCGCTACGATAATCTGCTGACCGCGCTCGGTGCGCCAAGCCCGGTGCCGGCCGTCGGCACGGCGATCCACACCGAGCGCCTGCTTGCCGCCGTGGGAAGGGCATCGACATGAGCGCGCCGTCCCTCGTCATCGCCGTCCCCTCGAAAGGCCGCCTGAAGGAGCAGGCCGCGAGCCTGTTCGAAGCGGCCGGCTACACGCTGCGGATCAAAGGCCACGAGCGCGGCTATCGCGGTCAGCTCGACGGGCTGCCCGATGTCGCCGTGGAGTACACGTCCGCCGCCGAGATCGTGCACCAGCTGCGCTCGGGCCGCGTGCATCTCGGCATCACCGGCGAGGATCTGGTGCGTGAGAGCGTGCATGACGTCGACAGCAGCATCGAGTTCGTGGCGCCGCTCGGCTTCGGCCATGCGGATGTGGTCGTGGCCGTGCCGGAGTGCTGGCTCGACGTTTCGCGCATGGCGGACCTCGAGGACGTAGCCGAGCAGTTCGCCCGCAGCCACGGCCGGGGACTTCGCGTGGCCACCAAATACATGAACCTGACGCGGCGCTACTTCGCGCAGAAGGGCGTCACCGGGTACCGCATTGTCGAGAGCGTCGGCGCCACGGAGGCGACGCCCGCCACCGGCACGTCCGAGCTCATCGTCGATATCACCAGTACCGGCACGACACTGAAGGCGAACCACCTCAAAGTGCTCGAGGACGGTCTCATTCTGAAGTCGCAAGCCCACCTTCTGGCGGCGAAGCGGGCCGGCTGGGATGCGCGCGCGAACGAGCTCAAGGCGGCGATCCTCGGCGCGCTCTCAGGCTGAGTACGTTCTCCGGCTGAGCGCTCGCGGCTTATCACGTTTGCGTTGGGTTCTCTGGCGGCGTCGGCCTGCCGCGGCTAGTCTCGCCCCGGTTTTGGAAAAGCAATCCGAAGGGGCCGTCCATGCGCCGCTCGATCTTAGCGCTCGTCCTATCGCTCGCCGTACCGGCCGCCGTTATGCCGGTCGCCGTCTTGCCGAGCGCTGCAGTGGCCGCGCCGGCCCGCATCGTGATCCTGACGAGCGCCGAAGCGGCGGATGCCTGGCAGCTCTGCGAGATCGGAAGCCAGCGCGCGCAGGGACTGCGCTACAACTATCTCGGCGACAAGGCCGCAAAATCCCTCTTCGTCGAGGGTACGGCGCCCGCGTTCTTCTTCGCCATCACGCCCCACACGGTCGCGACCGTGACGCCCGCCGCGTCGAGCTGGCGCAAGCCCGTCATCCACTATTCGGTCTTGCCGAATGACGATCCCAAAAAGCTGGAGGAGGCGTTGCACGAGCGCACGCGCGAGGCCGCGGGCAACGTGCTCAACAATCCGGCCCTCAGGGGCAAGACAATTGTCATGGTCTGGGACCGCCGCCACATCGCCGACCCGGAATACGACAGGAAATATGAGCGTGAGGCCGCGGTCACGCTGCGGCAGCTTTTCCACCTCGACATCGTGCCGGGCGTGCCGCGCGAATGGCCGGCCGCCAATCACGACTATTTCTGGGTCGTCGACTTTCCGGAGAATTCGAACGTGCCGCTCAAATTCGAGGTGGTGAAGCAGGACTTCGGGAAATCGTTCCCCGACGTCCCTGCCAACGATTGGGGTGAGCCCGCCGGCCTGGACGCCGGTTCCGGCTGCCGTGTGGAATAGGTCGGGCGGGTCCGAACTGCGCTAGCCGGCGCCCTGGCGTTCGGTCGCGCTCTTTTCACCGTAGTAGAAGCCCGTTACGGCGCCCACCAGGCCGACGAGCGGCGCCAGCAACACTTCGCCGATCGAACGGATCGCGGTGAGTCTCAGCGCTTCGGTCGAGCACTCCGAGCTGCTGCTGAGACAGCCGACCGTGGAATAGCTGGCAATGCCGATCATCGTGCTGATCACGACGACCAGGGTCAGAAGCAGCAGCATGGCGATCCACCCGCGCATCGTCTCGCGCTTCCGCTCGCGATCGTAGGGCGTGGTGGTGAAACCGCCGTTGCCGTTGCTTCCTGCCGCGGCGGCGCCAATTGGGCGGATCGTCGTGAGATCGACTGTCAGCTTTCCTGAATCTGGAGCTTGGTTCATGACACCTACCCTCTATTCCTACTCGGGCACCCTTTTGCGGGTCACCTGCGCCAAAGTGTGGTTCGGCTTCTCGATAAGGAGCTTGGAGCCGGCGGCTTCGTTCTGCGCGATGAAGTTCTCCGTGCTGATGGCCTGAGAAAGAACCGTGTTCGCCGAAACCCCGCGCTGCTCCGCCAGGTTCTTCAAAGTCTCCAGAAGCGATTCGGATATCTCGGCGGTGATTTTCACCTTCGGAGTTTGCTCTGACATGGTGCCTCCAGTCCTATGCTGCGTGCGGCCTAATAACACGTATAGGTAGAATATATTGCCAACACACTATATTGGCTAGCAACAAAAAAGGGCCGCCCCGAGGGACGGCCCTTGTCGTCTGCAGCCTGACAGGCGTGGACTACATCATGCCCATGCCGTCCATGCCGCCACCAGGCATCGGCATGGGGTCGTCCTTCTTCGGCAACTCGGCGACGCCGGCCTCGGTGGTGACCAGAAGGCCGGCCACGGAAGCGGCATCCTGTAGGGCCGTACGGACCACCTTTGCCGGGTCGATGATGCCCTTCTCGATCAGGTCGACATAGGTGTCGTTCTGGGCGTCGTAACCGAAGGTCGGCGACTTCTGGTCCATGACCTTGCCGACCACGATGGAGCCTTCGACGCCTGCATTCTCGGCGATCTGGCGAATGGGCGCCTGGAGTGCGCGGCGCACGATATTGATGCCGGCCTCCTGATCGTCGTTGTCGCCCTTGGCCTTCAGCGCCTTCGAGGCATGCAGCAGCGCAACGCCGCCGCCCGGTACGATGCCTTCCTCGACGGCCGCGCGGGTCGCGTTGAGCGCGTCGTCCACACGGTCCTTCTTCTCCTTCACTTCGATCTCGGTGGCGCCGCCGACCTTGATCACCGCAACGCCGCCGGCAAGTTTCGCCAGACGCTCCTGCAGTTTCTCACGGTCGTAGTCGGACGTCGTGTCCTCGATCTGCTGACGGATCTGAGACACGCGGGCCTCGATCTCGTCCTTCTTGCCGCCGCCACGAACGATCGTGGTGTCGTCCTTGGTGATGTTGACGCGCTTGGCCTTGCCCAGCATCTGCACCGTGACGTTCTCGAGCTTAATTCCGAGGTCCTCGGAGATCATCTCGCCGCCCGTCAGGATCGCGATGTCCTGCAGCATGGCCTTGCGGCGATCGCCGAAGCCAGGCGCCTTGACGGCCGCGACCTTCAGGCCGCCGCGCAGCTTGTTGACCACGAGCGTGGCGAGCGCTTCGCCCTCGACGTCCTCGGCGATGATGAGCAGCGGACGGCCCGACTGCACGACCGACTCGAGCAGCGGCAGCATGGCCTGGAGGCCCGACAGCTTCTTTTCGTAGATCAGGATGTAGGGGTTCTCGAGCTCGGTCGTCATCTTGTCGGCGTTGGTGACGAAGTACGGCGAGATATAGCCGCGGTCGAACTGCA
This genomic window from Methyloceanibacter caenitepidi contains:
- the glcE gene encoding glycolate oxidase subunit GlcE, with protein sequence MTAHMRLGFHAPQTEEELSQIVLEAAESRTPLEIMGKGTKRELGHAVRAGAVVSTENMKGITLYEPTELVMVAKCGTPLTEIEAALAENDQELACEPVDMAPVLGYGPGEGTVGGLVATNISGSRRILKGAVRDHVLGVTAVNGRGEIIKSGGRVMKNVTGYDIARTLVGSWGTLAVMCEVALKVLPVQRESRTLVFFGLTDFAAVEALCLAMGTPYEVSGTVHLHGTVAARLSDADLAGKGRAVTAIRVESFPASARYRTSRLREALLAYGPELELDTDRSQAFWKDVRALKMFQGTKHPLWRVSTVPSKAATLVGNLARKVDVHVAYDWSGGLLWIETPSLTDAAAVDIRRQLAEFGGHATLIRADAAIRNETDVFQPLEPPHDVLAAKLKHAFDPLGLFNPGRLYRGQ
- the glcF gene encoding glycolate oxidase subunit GlcF codes for the protein METNFNSMQLGDPSIARADEILRRCVHCGLCTATCPTYVLTGDERDSPRGRIYLMKQMFETRDVPASTVHHIDRCLSCLGCMTACPSGVDYMHLVDLARTRIEQRGHRSPNKNTMRMFLSRVLPYPSRFKAMLILGWFARPFRDVIGKLGMKRIAAALDLVPKDALKLKILRPRSAYNPKRPQPKRVAIMLGCVQEVLAPQINRAAIRLLRRHGVDVMVVKDEGCCGALSHHLGRDEEARAHARRNIDALTAVMRERLLDAIIPTASGCGTMLKDYGSLLERDHGYAERAEYVGGLARDATEFLNEISLNPPVMWTGLKVAYHSACSLGHGQKLEELPRQLLEQAGYTLTEIPEGHLCCGSAGTYNIIEPELSAELRDRKVKNIESIAPDVIVTGNIGCMTQIKAGTDIPIVHTVELLDWATGGPCPPALSKMRNRAHPIEALVEMAKASAKEKALAD
- the hisS gene encoding histidine--tRNA ligase: MSKNDDKPGQGSENTRPEARLPKGLQDASAQEIRATEAMLATIKKVFELYGFEPLASPAIEYTDALGKFLPDEDRPNAGVFSFQDDDDQWLSLRYDLTAPLARYVAENYQTLPKPFRRYQTGPVWRNEKPGPGRFRQFMQFDADTVGAPSVAADAELCMLATDTMEALGVPRGDYVVKVNSRKILDGVLDSIGIEDGRRLTVLRAIDKFDRLGEEGVRLLLGEGRKDESGDFTKGAGLDAGDIDKVIASTSPLSGGNDAVLDQLVQLSDTEAGAEGIEELKTIASLVEAGGYADRIVIDPSIVRGLEYYTGPVFETELTPTIKDQRGQTIRLGSVMSGGRYDGLVARFTGERVPATGISVGVSRLLFGLQLLGKYKGDESKGPVVVLVFDKDRLGNYQRMVKTLRDAGIRAELYLGSSGMKAQMKYADKRGSPCVVIQGGDEKERGEVQIKDLVLGATLTKIEDREEYLKKQAEAQFAVPEADLVGGVSKVLDRYKA
- a CDS encoding ATP phosphoribosyltransferase regulatory subunit, with protein sequence MTAESAKAFEALEGQARDLLALFGEAGYEFVAPAIIQPAGVFLDQIGEQIRARSYVFTDLAGEELCLRPDLTVPVSRLYLERHPLADTEARYCYNGPAFRFQPLGPSVMHPREFRQAGVECFGAPDKAAADVEVLLLAVQAVRSAGLSDYRICFGDIALFYALIDALDLPERWRLKLRHYFWRPPSFHVLVDQLAKGTRIEPDRVLTALGEKIAGKSQEEAEDIVSTYLEAEGIPLAGNRTLREISARLLDQAADLLADTLPREVATVIEYYLGVSAPPREAVDKIAMIAHGAGLDIDAALDAVRRRFDLLQQQGVDLSNATFATEFGRKLEYYSGLVFQIGAPGMDETEPVAGGGRYDNLLTALGAPSPVPAVGTAIHTERLLAAVGRAST
- a CDS encoding FAD-binding oxidoreductase, which codes for MSTVTLPDPDRAVMARRNEVVKQLKKLAPKALVIADLEGRRTFESDALSAYRRLPLAVVLPVNTEEVSAVLRFCYENHVKVVPRGAGTSLCGGATPLEDSIVLCLSRMNKVLEIDAANRVARVEAGITNIAITQAAAAQGFFYAPDPSSQVACTVGGNIATNSGGAHCLKYGVTVNNLLGVRMVMIDGEIVDFGGTYLDAPNYDFLPLITGSEGQLGVVTEASVRLIAAPEGARPVLIGFDSANAAASCVAAIIASGIVPVAIEFMDRPAIHVCEHFVPAGYPLDAEAALIVEVEGSEDEIEYLLEKIEDIAQDYNPISTRRSQSDEESALIWKGRKAAFGAIGQISDYMCMDGVIPLSALPEALNGVSLICRKYRFDVANIFHAGDGNLHPLILYDANDPGQLERVELCGAEILKLCVELGGCLTGEHGVGIEKRELMYEQFTDEDIDQQVRIKEELDPAWLLNPGKVFPILGRGVLKQSMDLTRLDAAPDGLPPEDTLVDEVEFDVEYIEGEERL
- the groL gene encoding chaperonin GroEL (60 kDa chaperone family; promotes refolding of misfolded polypeptides especially under stressful conditions; forms two stacked rings of heptamers to form a barrel-shaped 14mer; ends can be capped by GroES; misfolded proteins enter the barrel where they are refolded when GroES binds), translating into MAAKDVVFAAEARERMLKGVDVLANAVKVTLGPKGRNVIIDKSFGAPRTTKDGVTVAKEIELEDKFENMGAQMLKEVASKTNETAGDGTTTATVLAQAIVREGLKAVAAGMNPMDLKRGIDKAVAEVVGTIQKQSKEVSGSAEIAQVGTISANGEKSIGDMIAQAMKKVGNEGVITVEEAKSLDSELEVVEGMQFDRGYISPYFVTNADKMTTELENPYILIYEKKLSGLQAMLPLLESVVQSGRPLLIIAEDVEGEALATLVVNKLRGGLKVAAVKAPGFGDRRKAMLQDIAILTGGEMISEDLGIKLENVTVQMLGKAKRVNITKDDTTIVRGGGKKDEIEARVSQIRQQIEDTTSDYDREKLQERLAKLAGGVAVIKVGGATEIEVKEKKDRVDDALNATRAAVEEGIVPGGGVALLHASKALKAKGDNDDQEAGINIVRRALQAPIRQIAENAGVEGSIVVGKVMDQKSPTFGYDAQNDTYVDLIEKGIIDPAKVVRTALQDAASVAGLLVTTEAGVAELPKKDDPMPMPGGGMDGMGMM
- the hisG gene encoding ATP phosphoribosyltransferase gives rise to the protein MSAPSLVIAVPSKGRLKEQAASLFEAAGYTLRIKGHERGYRGQLDGLPDVAVEYTSAAEIVHQLRSGRVHLGITGEDLVRESVHDVDSSIEFVAPLGFGHADVVVAVPECWLDVSRMADLEDVAEQFARSHGRGLRVATKYMNLTRRYFAQKGVTGYRIVESVGATEATPATGTSELIVDITSTGTTLKANHLKVLEDGLILKSQAHLLAAKRAGWDARANELKAAILGALSG